One region of Pangasianodon hypophthalmus isolate fPanHyp1 chromosome 15, fPanHyp1.pri, whole genome shotgun sequence genomic DNA includes:
- the bhmt gene encoding betaine--homocysteine S-methyltransferase 1 has protein sequence MVASLITQKEKGFGGERHTHYSFSSSSFSARYKKLVCLLLSSECQARVRVTLILTLHPLQDQRSPKQMAPVGSKKGILERLNAGEIVIGDGGFVFALEKRGYVKAGPWTPEAAAEHPEAVRQLHREFLRAGSNVMQTFTFYASDDKLENRGNTVGFTGAQVNEAACDLAREVANEGDALVAGGVSQTPSYLSCKSETDVKAIFKKQMDVFIKKNVDFLIAEYFEHVEEAEWAVHVLKATGKPVAASLCIGPAGDMHGVSPGECAVRLVKAGADIVGVNCHFDPKTCVETVSMMKAAVEKAGLKAHYMVQPLAYHTPDCGCQGFIDLPEFPFALEPRVLTRWDMQQYAREAYKAGIHFIGGCCGFEPYHIRAVAEELAPERGVLPEGSQKHGQWGSGLEMHTKPWVRARARRDYWEKLKPASGRPFCPSMSNPDSWGVTKGHPDLMQQKEATTQEQLRPLFAKSETKS, from the exons ATGGTTGCATCACTCATTACGCAGAAGGAGAAAGGCTTTGGGGGTGAGCGCCACACCCACtactccttctcctcctcctccttctcagcGAGATATAAAAAGCTGGTTTGCCTTCTGCTTTCTTCAGAGTGTCAGGCCAGGGTTCGAGTCACTCTGATATTAACTTTACATCCCCTCCAAGACCAAAGATCTCCAAAACAAATGGCACCCGTCGGATCAAAGAAG gGCATCCTGGAACGCCTGAATGCAGGCGAGATTGTGATCGGAGACGGCGGCTTCGTCTTCGCCCTGGAGAAGAGAGGCTACGTCAAAGCCGGACCCTGGACTCCTGAAGCTGCAGCTGAGCACCCCGAAGCGG TGCGACAGCTGCACAGAGAATTCCTGAGGGCGGGGTCAAATGTCATGCAGACTTTTACCTTCTACGCCAGCGACGATAAACTAGAGAACAGAGGCAACACTGTTGGCTTCACT GGGGCGCAAGTCAACGAGGCTGCTTGTGACCTGGCCAGGGAGGTAGCCAATGAGGGCGATGCCTTGGTGGCTGGTGGAGTCTCTCAGACCCCGTCCTACCTGAGCTGCAAAAGCGAGACTGATGTGAAGGCCATCTTCAAGAAGCAGATGGACGTCTTCATCAAGAAGAACGTGGACTTCCTGATCGCCGAG TACTTCGAGCACGTGGAGGAAGCCGAGTGGGCCGTCCACGTCCTGAAGGCCACTGGGAAACCCGTCGCTGCCAGCCTGTGCATTGGACCAGCAGGAGACATGCATGGAGTCTCCCCCGGAGAGTGCGCTGTCCGTCTGGTGAAGGCTG GTGCCGACATCGTCGGTGTGAACTGCCACTTTGACCCGAAGACCTGTGTCGAGACTGTGTCCATGATGAAGGCGGCAGTGGAGAAGGCTGGACTCAAAGCTCACTACATGGTGCAGCCTCTGGCCTACCACACACCTGACTGCGGCTGCCAAGGCTTCATCGACCTGCCCGAGTTCCCATTCG CTCTGGAGCCCAGAGTGCTGACCCGCTGGGACATGCAGCAGTACGCCAGAGAGGCCTACAAGGCAGGTATCCACTTCATTGGAGGCTGCTGTGGGTTCGAGCCCTATCACATCCGTGCTGTAGCTGAGGAGCTGGCTCCGGAACGAGGCGTCCTGCCCGAGGGCTCGCAGAAGCACGGCCAGTGGGGAAGCGGCCTGGAAATGCACACCAAGCCCTGGGTCCGCGCCAG AGCCCGTCGTGATTACTGGGAGAAGCTGAAGCCCGCCTCGGGTCGCCCGTTCTGCCCATCCATGTCCAACCCGGACAGCTGGGGCGTCACTAAAGGCCACCCGGACCTGATGCAGCAGAAGGAGGCCACCACTCAGGAGCAGCTGCGCCCACTGTTCGCCAAGTCTGAAACCAAGTCCTGA